In one window of Agrobacterium larrymoorei DNA:
- the phnE gene encoding phosphonate ABC transporter, permease protein PhnE: MSSSYVINGADRERLLSQYPHVFQRSFLQRYGLLIALGAVFSYLVICFFAFNVGPAFMQGRWDRASSYIQDWYSWRAQPRLRFDNGKVTPQWTSRGQYPAHAKIDWLQPLPDGGYSVIYGDLTNRIDITPTRADVYVDGKSYPVTITPDAVTAPAGVPPQIRQDGSKVIVEYGFAGQAEIRTGQLYVQRRFLGWANFLFDTDSKFWGRSYPGLAALALWGERLDPQQSNISAMTNDFLNNKVWQHADILSKLLQTLVMAFVGTLLGTLFAFPLAFIAARNITRSRLANWGMKRAFDFLRSIDMLIWALFFTRSFGPGPIPGIAAIFFTDTGALGKVYAEALENVDDKQREGVKSVGASPAIVNRYGVIPQVLPVFISQSLYFWESNTRSATIIGAVGAGGIGLKLLEAMGTNQDWDKVAYMVLLILIVVFLFDNMSNAIRSRLIGKLHH, encoded by the coding sequence ATGTCTTCCAGTTACGTGATCAACGGTGCCGACCGCGAACGCCTGCTTTCGCAATATCCTCACGTTTTCCAGCGCAGCTTTTTGCAGCGTTATGGTCTGCTGATCGCGCTTGGCGCGGTGTTTTCCTATCTTGTCATCTGCTTTTTCGCCTTCAATGTCGGCCCCGCCTTCATGCAGGGGCGCTGGGACCGCGCCTCCAGCTACATTCAGGACTGGTACTCATGGCGCGCGCAGCCGCGCCTGCGGTTCGACAATGGCAAAGTCACGCCGCAATGGACGAGCCGAGGCCAATATCCGGCGCACGCGAAGATCGACTGGCTCCAGCCACTTCCGGATGGTGGTTACAGCGTGATCTATGGCGATCTCACCAATCGGATCGATATCACGCCGACACGGGCGGATGTCTATGTCGATGGAAAATCCTATCCTGTCACGATCACCCCGGATGCCGTGACCGCACCCGCAGGCGTGCCACCTCAAATTCGTCAGGATGGCAGCAAGGTTATCGTCGAGTACGGTTTTGCCGGTCAGGCCGAAATTCGCACCGGCCAGCTTTATGTCCAGCGCCGCTTCCTAGGATGGGCCAATTTCCTGTTCGATACGGATTCCAAATTCTGGGGCCGTAGCTATCCCGGGCTCGCAGCGCTGGCGCTCTGGGGCGAGCGTCTCGATCCCCAGCAGTCCAATATCTCCGCAATGACCAATGACTTTCTGAACAACAAGGTCTGGCAGCACGCGGATATTCTCTCCAAGCTGTTACAGACGCTGGTGATGGCATTTGTCGGGACGTTGCTTGGAACTCTCTTCGCCTTCCCTCTGGCTTTCATCGCGGCACGCAACATAACGCGCAGCCGCCTCGCCAACTGGGGCATGAAGCGCGCCTTCGATTTCCTCCGCTCTATCGATATGCTGATCTGGGCGCTGTTCTTCACCCGCAGCTTCGGCCCGGGACCAATCCCCGGGATCGCCGCGATTTTCTTCACCGATACGGGCGCTCTCGGTAAAGTTTACGCGGAGGCTCTCGAAAATGTGGATGACAAGCAGCGCGAGGGCGTGAAGTCCGTCGGCGCGTCGCCTGCAATCGTAAACCGCTACGGCGTCATTCCTCAGGTCCTGCCGGTCTTCATCTCGCAGTCGCTTTATTTCTGGGAAAGCAATACGCGCTCAGCCACCATCATCGGCGCCGTGGGTGCTGGCGGTATCGGCCTCAAGCTGCTCGAAGCCATGGGCACCAATCAGGACTGGGACAAGGTCGCCTATATGGTGCTTCTCATCCTCATCGTCGTCTTCCTGTTCGACAATATGTCAAACGCCATCCGCTCTCGCCTGATCGGAAAATTGCATCATTAG
- a CDS encoding alpha-D-ribose 1-methylphosphonate 5-triphosphate diphosphatase produces the protein MSEHVLSNAKIVLENEILEGSVLLRDGLIADISEGQTRSGEDFEGDYLIPGLVELHTDHLEQHYSPRPGVTWDKIAAIQAHDAQVASSGITTVFDCLRLGSDEDGGFERGEMRDMADAIEKAQRENRLRADHLLHLRCEVASADVLEHFEDFETDPHVKLISLMDHSPGQRQFQTMDQYIMFYQKKRGLSDEVFKAFVDRRVAASQKYSDKHRNYLAARCTERGITVASHDDATEAHVGEAIGHGVRLAEFPTSIEAAKASHSAGMSVLMGAPNIVRGKSHSGNIAARDLAELGVLDVLSSDYVPFSLLYAPFLLADQVEGISLPRALSMVTSTPASTVGLSDRGRIAAGLRGDLVRVHREAGVPVVRSVWRQGVRVA, from the coding sequence ATGTCCGAACATGTTCTATCCAATGCAAAAATTGTTCTTGAGAATGAAATTCTCGAAGGCTCCGTTCTTCTCCGTGACGGCCTGATTGCCGATATCAGCGAAGGTCAGACCCGCAGTGGCGAGGACTTCGAAGGCGACTATCTCATCCCCGGTCTGGTCGAACTTCACACCGACCATCTGGAACAGCATTACTCTCCCCGCCCGGGTGTGACCTGGGACAAGATCGCCGCTATTCAGGCGCACGACGCTCAGGTCGCATCTTCCGGAATCACCACCGTTTTCGATTGCCTTCGTCTGGGCTCGGACGAGGACGGTGGCTTTGAGCGCGGCGAGATGCGTGACATGGCGGACGCCATAGAAAAGGCCCAGCGGGAAAACCGCCTGCGTGCAGACCATCTTCTTCACCTGCGCTGCGAAGTTGCCTCTGCCGATGTGCTTGAGCATTTCGAGGATTTCGAGACCGATCCGCATGTGAAGCTGATCTCGCTGATGGACCATTCCCCGGGCCAGCGCCAGTTTCAGACGATGGATCAGTACATCATGTTCTATCAAAAGAAGCGGGGCCTCAGCGACGAGGTCTTCAAAGCCTTCGTTGACCGCCGCGTCGCTGCATCGCAGAAATATTCCGACAAGCATCGAAACTATCTCGCAGCACGCTGTACCGAGCGTGGCATCACGGTTGCGAGTCATGACGATGCGACGGAGGCACATGTTGGGGAAGCGATTGGTCACGGAGTTAGGCTTGCGGAGTTTCCGACGAGCATCGAGGCGGCCAAGGCGTCGCATAGCGCGGGCATGAGCGTTCTGATGGGGGCGCCGAACATCGTGCGGGGCAAGTCGCATTCGGGGAATATAGCAGCGCGTGATCTGGCCGAACTTGGCGTTCTCGACGTGCTGTCTTCGGATTACGTTCCCTTCAGCCTGCTTTACGCGCCATTTCTGTTGGCGGACCAGGTCGAGGGCATCTCCTTGCCACGGGCCTTGTCGATGGTGACGTCGACGCCTGCTTCGACGGTCGGCTTGAGCGACCGTGGTCGTATCGCCGCTGGCCTGCGGGGAGATCTGGTGCGCGTACACCGTGAGGCAGGTGTTCCCGTCGTGCGCAGTGTCTGGCGTCAGGGTGTTCGTGTTGCATGA
- the phnC gene encoding phosphonate ABC transporter ATP-binding protein has protein sequence MSFHLKQVTRRFGNHTAVDSVTLDIPQGQMVGVIGRSGAGKSTLLRMINRLVDPTSGSIHFNDTEVSSLKGSALRHWQRDCAMIFQQFNLVPRLDVLTNVMLGRLNHRSTVLSLLSIFTTEERLMAISALERLGIEHVAMQAAGTLSGGQQQRVAIARALMQAPRMLLADEPIASLDPLNAKIVMDALRDINEREGITVMTNLHTLDTARNYCERIIGMAAGRVVFDGTPSELNARAVKEIYGTDSQGGGIDESMTSTSITIEGARLPERAQNQSAGPEASAPQPLTMAGL, from the coding sequence ATGAGTTTCCACCTGAAACAGGTTACGCGCCGCTTCGGCAATCACACCGCCGTCGATAGCGTAACCCTCGACATTCCGCAGGGCCAGATGGTCGGCGTCATTGGGCGGTCAGGTGCTGGTAAATCCACACTGCTTCGCATGATCAACCGGCTGGTCGATCCAACGTCGGGCTCAATCCACTTCAATGACACGGAAGTATCGTCGCTCAAGGGTTCGGCTCTGCGCCACTGGCAGCGCGACTGCGCGATGATTTTCCAGCAGTTCAATCTCGTACCGCGCCTCGATGTTCTGACGAATGTCATGCTGGGCCGCCTCAATCACCGCTCCACTGTCCTTAGCCTGCTAAGCATCTTCACCACCGAAGAGCGCCTGATGGCCATCTCTGCGCTTGAGCGCCTCGGTATAGAGCACGTTGCGATGCAGGCTGCAGGTACGCTTTCCGGCGGGCAACAGCAGCGCGTTGCGATTGCGCGTGCGCTGATGCAGGCACCGCGCATGCTTCTGGCGGACGAACCGATTGCCTCGCTCGATCCGCTGAATGCCAAGATCGTGATGGATGCGCTGCGCGACATCAATGAGCGCGAAGGCATCACGGTCATGACCAATCTTCACACGCTCGATACGGCGCGCAATTACTGCGAACGCATCATCGGCATGGCTGCCGGTCGCGTCGTGTTCGATGGCACGCCTTCCGAGCTTAATGCCCGCGCCGTGAAGGAAATCTACGGTACCGATTCTCAAGGTGGTGGCATCGATGAAAGCATGACGTCGACCAGCATCACCATCGAAGGCGCACGCCTGCCGGAGCGCGCACAAAACCAATCTGCCGGTCCAGAAGCCTCGGCTCCCCAGCCGCTCACAATGGCTGGGCTTTAA
- the phnK gene encoding phosphonate C-P lyase system protein PhnK, with amino-acid sequence MSDAPLLKVRDVSKYYGDRAGCRNVSFELWPGEVLAIVGESGSGKTTLLNCISTRLMPTTGSVEYRMRDGSTRDLYHMSEAERRLLMRTDWGFVHQNPADGLRMTVSAGANVGERLMAIGNRHYGNIRGCASEWLERVEIGTDRIDDQPRAFSGGMRQRLQIARNLVTSPRLVFMDEPTGGLDVSVQARLLDLVRGLVNDLGLSVIVVTHDLAVARLLSHRMMVMKGGNVIEHGLTDRVLDDPREPYTQLLVSSILQV; translated from the coding sequence ATGAGTGACGCACCGCTTCTGAAAGTTCGTGACGTTTCGAAATATTACGGCGACCGCGCCGGTTGCCGCAATGTTTCCTTCGAACTCTGGCCGGGCGAAGTTCTCGCCATCGTCGGAGAATCCGGTTCCGGCAAAACCACGCTGCTGAACTGCATCTCAACGCGCTTGATGCCGACGACCGGCAGTGTCGAGTATCGCATGCGCGATGGTTCGACACGCGATCTGTACCATATGAGCGAGGCCGAGCGCCGCCTTTTGATGCGCACGGACTGGGGCTTCGTCCACCAGAACCCGGCAGATGGCCTGCGCATGACCGTTTCGGCAGGCGCCAATGTTGGCGAAAGGCTGATGGCAATCGGCAACCGTCATTACGGCAATATTCGCGGTTGCGCCAGCGAATGGCTGGAGCGCGTTGAAATCGGGACGGACCGGATCGACGATCAGCCGCGTGCTTTTTCCGGCGGCATGCGTCAGCGTCTTCAGATTGCCCGCAATCTGGTCACCTCACCCCGGCTCGTCTTCATGGATGAGCCGACCGGTGGTCTCGATGTTTCGGTTCAGGCCCGTCTGCTCGATCTCGTTCGCGGTCTCGTCAACGATCTCGGTCTCTCCGTCATTGTGGTCACCCATGATCTTGCCGTGGCACGGCTGCTTTCCCACCGCATGATGGTGATGAAGGGCGGCAATGTCATCGAGCATGGTTTGACCGACCGCGTGCTGGATGATCCGCGCGAGCCTTACACCCAGCTTCTCGTCTCCTCGATCTTGCAGGTTTAG
- the phnL gene encoding phosphonate C-P lyase system protein PhnL: MPTPLIVSEVFKSFTMHLRDGIELPVVRNVNFSVAAGECVVLGGPSGIGKSSILKMLYGNYAIDSGQILIRHDGQMVDIGSAAPRTVLEVRHRTIGYVSQFLRTVPRVAAVDVVAEPLLARKVPLEEARDRAGYLLAKLNLPRELWSLPPATFSGGEQQRVNIARGFITDHAILLLDEPTASLDAANRKVVVEMIRQKKQEGTALLGIFHDEEVREAVADRILDVSQFSPRKAAA, encoded by the coding sequence ATGCCCACTCCTCTCATCGTTTCCGAAGTGTTCAAAAGCTTCACCATGCATCTGCGCGATGGCATCGAACTGCCTGTGGTGCGGAACGTGAATTTTTCCGTTGCAGCCGGTGAATGCGTCGTGCTTGGCGGCCCGTCGGGTATCGGCAAAAGCTCGATCCTCAAAATGCTTTACGGCAACTACGCCATCGATAGCGGCCAGATTCTGATCAGGCATGACGGGCAGATGGTCGATATCGGCAGCGCTGCCCCGCGCACCGTTCTCGAGGTCCGCCATCGCACCATCGGTTATGTCAGCCAGTTTCTGCGCACCGTGCCGCGCGTTGCGGCGGTGGATGTGGTGGCAGAGCCGCTTCTAGCGCGTAAAGTGCCGCTGGAAGAGGCGCGGGATCGGGCTGGATATCTTCTGGCAAAACTCAATCTGCCGCGCGAATTATGGTCGCTTCCGCCCGCCACCTTCTCAGGCGGTGAACAGCAGCGCGTCAATATTGCGCGAGGCTTCATCACCGATCACGCCATCCTGCTTCTGGACGAGCCGACGGCCTCGCTGGATGCTGCCAACCGCAAGGTGGTGGTGGAAATGATCCGGCAAAAGAAGCAGGAAGGAACGGCCCTTCTTGGCATTTTCCATGATGAGGAAGTTCGTGAAGCCGTTGCAGATCGCATTCTCGACGTCTCGCAATTTTCACCGCGAAAGGCAGCAGCATGA
- the phnE gene encoding phosphonate ABC transporter, permease protein PhnE encodes MALSASQHGSLSEASQKVMQHYQQQLVTRRIYTGIAIVVFLAVLFASLDFANSANSGKFFERLPYFFDFMKTFVPDSPLEIFRAMFDLPSPFADGSLKYNYTADRVYLTDNFYIPNFFYQLVITLNIALVSTLIGTAFAFVLCFFASTNLVGAGIVRFVVRRVMELMRAFPEIVVAGLLTAILSLGPIAAIVAITIHTVGALGKLFFEVVENADMKPDEGLRASGANWIERVRFAIVPQVLPNFVSYALLRAEINVRASTIIGAVGGGGIGEVFRLSIGRDHAAKTYAIIILLLVTIIAVDQFSAWARRKLIGQQSFEFGRGAA; translated from the coding sequence ATGGCCCTATCGGCATCTCAGCACGGCAGTTTGAGCGAAGCGTCTCAAAAGGTCATGCAGCATTACCAGCAGCAACTGGTTACACGCCGTATCTATACGGGCATCGCCATAGTCGTTTTCCTTGCGGTCCTGTTCGCGTCCCTGGACTTTGCCAATAGCGCCAATTCCGGTAAATTCTTCGAGCGGCTTCCCTACTTCTTCGACTTCATGAAGACCTTCGTGCCAGACAGCCCGCTGGAAATCTTCCGCGCCATGTTCGACCTGCCATCGCCTTTTGCCGATGGTTCGCTGAAATACAACTACACGGCAGACCGGGTCTATCTGACGGATAATTTCTACATTCCGAACTTCTTCTACCAACTCGTCATCACGCTGAATATCGCGCTTGTCTCAACGCTCATCGGCACGGCCTTCGCCTTCGTTCTATGCTTCTTTGCATCCACCAATCTTGTCGGCGCCGGTATCGTCCGTTTCGTCGTGCGACGCGTGATGGAGTTGATGCGGGCATTTCCCGAGATCGTCGTCGCGGGTCTTCTAACCGCCATTCTTTCGCTGGGGCCCATCGCAGCCATTGTCGCGATCACCATCCACACCGTCGGGGCTTTGGGAAAACTGTTCTTCGAAGTGGTGGAGAATGCCGACATGAAACCCGACGAGGGCTTGCGCGCATCGGGAGCGAACTGGATCGAGCGTGTGCGCTTCGCAATCGTGCCGCAAGTTCTGCCGAATTTCGTGTCCTACGCACTGCTTCGTGCCGAAATCAATGTGCGGGCATCCACAATCATCGGGGCAGTCGGTGGCGGCGGTATCGGTGAGGTCTTCCGCCTCTCCATCGGTCGCGATCACGCTGCCAAGACCTATGCCATCATCATCCTGCTGTTGGTCACCATTATCGCCGTCGACCAGTTTTCCGCCTGGGCGCGCCGGAAGCTGATTGGGCAGCAATCCTTCGAATTCGGTAGAGGAGCCGCGTGA
- the phnD gene encoding phosphonate ABC transporter substrate-binding protein, giving the protein MLKKVLLSAVALGVLAGSALAQDVKVLRIGLDGSENASDQLRNAQCVADGLKAATGVSEVQIFPSPDYNGVIQGLLGGTIDIARMGASSYAKIALQDPKAVDPILTEVGADGSSGYYTLMVARKDSGIKTLADAKGKKLGFADPDSTSGYLVPNVALPKETGAPVKEYFSETGFGGGHENLVLAVLDKKFDVGTTFGSGVGKWEEGYTSGALHQMVAKGNLDMDDIVQVWKSPLIPNGPTMVANKVGDAMKQKIEDFFLALPKKDLACFQGFTQGQNKEFIKVDPSFYQTIVDARKSIIGG; this is encoded by the coding sequence ATGTTGAAGAAAGTTCTTCTTTCAGCGGTTGCGCTTGGCGTGCTGGCTGGTTCCGCTCTTGCACAGGACGTCAAGGTTCTGCGCATCGGTCTCGACGGTTCGGAAAACGCATCCGACCAGCTGCGCAACGCGCAGTGCGTTGCCGATGGCCTGAAGGCAGCAACGGGCGTTTCCGAAGTCCAGATTTTCCCATCGCCGGACTATAATGGCGTTATTCAGGGTCTGCTCGGCGGCACCATCGATATCGCGAGAATGGGCGCCTCTTCCTATGCAAAGATCGCTTTGCAAGATCCTAAGGCCGTCGATCCAATCCTGACTGAAGTCGGCGCTGATGGCTCCAGCGGTTATTACACACTAATGGTTGCCCGCAAGGATTCTGGAATCAAGACGCTTGCAGACGCGAAGGGCAAGAAGCTCGGCTTCGCAGATCCAGACTCCACGTCGGGTTACCTCGTGCCAAACGTTGCATTGCCCAAGGAAACCGGCGCACCGGTGAAAGAATACTTCTCTGAAACTGGTTTCGGCGGCGGCCATGAGAACCTGGTTCTCGCAGTTCTCGACAAGAAGTTCGACGTTGGCACGACCTTTGGTTCTGGCGTCGGAAAGTGGGAGGAAGGTTACACCAGTGGTGCACTTCACCAGATGGTCGCCAAGGGCAATCTCGACATGGACGATATCGTTCAAGTTTGGAAATCCCCGCTTATTCCAAATGGCCCGACCATGGTTGCCAACAAAGTTGGGGACGCCATGAAGCAGAAGATCGAAGACTTCTTCCTCGCGCTACCGAAGAAAGACCTCGCCTGCTTCCAAGGCTTTACGCAGGGCCAGAATAAAGAGTTCATCAAGGTTGATCCTTCCTTCTACCAGACGATCGTAGACGCCCGTAAATCCATCATCGGCGGCTGA
- a CDS encoding DUF1045 domain-containing protein, which translates to MLLNRSRDIRKCDTVRYAIYFTPAESDSLTQKASHWLGRNAFSDQAYSNYASFAEMTAEPRRYGFHATLKAPFELSPDYSEADLIDALTRFTASRPAFDIPEIVIGSLGPFFALVPASTYQPLQDFAADVVEYFEPFRAPLSESDIARRKPQNLSDSQRRNLTTWGYPHVMDDFRFHMTLTGPVEESQSERAASILAQTFSDFTQRPLTISGLGLFVEKARGDAFTVHTWQPLG; encoded by the coding sequence ATGCTCCTCAACCGTTCCCGTGACATTCGAAAGTGCGACACTGTGCGCTACGCAATCTATTTCACTCCCGCCGAAAGCGATTCCCTCACACAGAAGGCATCGCACTGGCTGGGTCGAAACGCGTTTTCGGATCAGGCCTATAGCAACTACGCATCCTTTGCGGAGATGACTGCCGAGCCACGTCGTTATGGCTTTCATGCGACGCTAAAGGCTCCCTTCGAACTTTCTCCCGACTATAGCGAAGCGGACCTCATCGATGCGCTGACACGATTCACCGCGTCCCGTCCGGCATTCGACATACCCGAGATCGTTATCGGCTCGCTTGGACCCTTCTTCGCATTGGTTCCCGCTTCGACATATCAGCCGCTTCAGGACTTTGCCGCTGACGTCGTGGAGTATTTCGAGCCATTCCGCGCGCCCTTGTCGGAGAGCGACATAGCGCGCCGGAAACCGCAGAACCTCAGCGACAGCCAGCGGCGTAATCTCACGACGTGGGGCTATCCGCATGTGATGGATGATTTCCGCTTTCACATGACACTGACAGGCCCGGTCGAAGAGAGCCAGAGCGAGCGGGCGGCCAGCATTCTCGCGCAGACATTTTCCGATTTCACTCAACGCCCGCTCACCATTTCCGGCCTCGGCCTGTTCGTGGAGAAAGCGCGCGGCGATGCATTTACCGTTCACACATGGCAGCCTCTTGGCTGA
- a CDS encoding alpha-D-ribose 1-methylphosphonate 5-phosphate C-P-lyase PhnJ, which yields MLEEVSFEDELTDEGLASYNFAYLDEQTKRMIRRAILKAIAIPGYQVPFASREMPMPYGWGTGGVQVTAAILGPDDVLKVIDQGADDTTNAVSIRAFFQKVAQVAVTTHTKDATIIQTRHRIPEETLTEGQVLVYQVPIPEPLRFLEPRETETRVMHALEEYGLMHVRLYEDIAHNGRISRTYAYPVKVADRYVMDPSPTPKFDNPKMHMSEALQLFGAGREKRIYAVPPFTEVVSLDFDDHPFEIQTFDKPCALCGADNVYLDEVVLDDKGGRMFVCSDTDHCEDRQAHGHRGHLLADAKEAAE from the coding sequence ATGCTTGAAGAAGTTTCATTTGAAGACGAACTGACGGATGAAGGCCTGGCGAGTTATAACTTCGCTTATCTGGACGAGCAGACGAAGCGGATGATCCGCCGCGCGATCCTGAAGGCCATTGCCATTCCCGGCTATCAGGTGCCTTTTGCCTCTCGCGAAATGCCCATGCCCTATGGATGGGGAACCGGCGGCGTGCAGGTGACAGCCGCGATCCTCGGCCCCGATGACGTGCTCAAAGTCATCGATCAGGGTGCTGACGACACCACGAATGCCGTTTCCATCCGCGCCTTCTTCCAGAAGGTCGCGCAGGTTGCGGTGACGACGCACACCAAGGACGCTACCATCATCCAGACTCGCCACCGGATTCCCGAGGAAACGCTGACGGAAGGTCAGGTTCTGGTCTATCAGGTGCCGATCCCTGAACCTCTGCGCTTTCTGGAGCCGCGCGAAACCGAAACCCGCGTGATGCACGCGCTGGAAGAATACGGCCTCATGCATGTTCGGCTTTATGAGGATATCGCCCATAACGGACGCATCTCGCGCACCTATGCATATCCGGTGAAAGTCGCGGATCGCTATGTGATGGATCCTTCGCCAACACCCAAATTCGACAATCCGAAAATGCACATGTCGGAGGCCTTGCAGCTCTTCGGTGCCGGTCGCGAAAAGCGCATCTATGCCGTTCCGCCCTTCACCGAAGTCGTCAGCCTCGACTTTGACGACCATCCCTTCGAAATCCAGACCTTCGACAAGCCCTGCGCGCTGTGCGGAGCCGATAATGTCTATCTGGACGAGGTGGTGCTGGACGACAAGGGCGGGCGAATGTTCGTCTGCTCCGATACCGATCATTGCGAAGATCGTCAGGCCCATGGTCATCGTGGCCATCTTCTGGCCGATGCGAAGGAGGCCGCAGAATGA
- a CDS encoding DapH/DapD/GlmU-related protein — MSVKVGLEPVIHETARVVRSSIGRYTEISERCRIEETEMGDYSYIMQDGSIWCATIGKFVNIAASVRINATNHPTWRATLHHFTYRANNYWDDAEDETEFFEARRAKRVVIGHDVWIGHGATILPGVTVGNGAVIGAGAVVSKDVAPYTIVGGVPAKLIKRRFPQEVGERMDRLAWWDWDHATLRLALDDFRAIEAEAFLEKYGG; from the coding sequence ATGAGCGTTAAAGTGGGTCTTGAGCCAGTCATTCATGAGACTGCCCGCGTGGTCCGATCCAGCATCGGTCGCTACACCGAAATTTCCGAGCGCTGCCGCATCGAAGAAACCGAGATGGGCGATTATTCCTACATCATGCAGGATGGTTCCATCTGGTGCGCAACCATCGGCAAGTTCGTCAACATCGCCGCCTCTGTGCGCATCAACGCCACGAACCACCCGACTTGGCGCGCGACGCTTCACCATTTCACCTACCGCGCCAATAACTATTGGGACGATGCGGAAGACGAAACCGAGTTCTTCGAAGCCCGCCGCGCAAAGCGGGTCGTCATCGGACATGACGTCTGGATCGGTCACGGAGCAACCATCCTTCCCGGCGTAACGGTTGGAAACGGCGCCGTGATTGGGGCGGGAGCGGTCGTTTCCAAGGATGTCGCGCCTTACACTATTGTCGGCGGCGTGCCGGCAAAGCTCATCAAGCGCCGCTTTCCCCAAGAAGTGGGCGAGCGGATGGACCGACTGGCCTGGTGGGATTGGGACCACGCAACATTGCGTTTAGCGCTCGATGATTTCCGCGCCATTGAGGCAGAAGCGTTTCTGGAGAAGTATGGCGGATAA